The proteins below are encoded in one region of Reichenbachiella sp. 5M10:
- a CDS encoding GNAT family N-acetyltransferase, whose translation MLNITISDTKEIDLAQIVKLYEANEWSAAKKPNELYNALMNSHSLITAWCSNQLIGLGNAISDGHLVVYYPHLLVLPEYQGNGIGKMIVNKMQEKYKNYHMQMLTADGKAIEFYEKNGFVTAGNTKSMWIYSGNEH comes from the coding sequence ATGCTAAACATCACCATCTCTGACACTAAAGAAATCGACTTAGCTCAAATAGTAAAACTCTATGAAGCTAATGAGTGGAGCGCTGCAAAAAAGCCAAATGAACTTTATAACGCTTTGATGAATTCTCATTCACTAATAACCGCTTGGTGTTCAAACCAACTAATTGGTTTGGGTAATGCAATATCTGACGGTCATCTAGTCGTCTACTACCCGCACTTACTAGTACTACCAGAATATCAAGGCAATGGTATTGGCAAAATGATTGTCAACAAAATGCAGGAGAAGTATAAAAACTATCATATGCAAATGTTAACAGCTGATGGAAAGGCTATTGAATTCTATGAAAAGAATGGTTTTGTAACGGCAGGAAACACAAAGTCAATGTGGATATACAGCGGAAACGAACATTAG
- a CDS encoding metallophosphoesterase — protein MKRRKFLKQTFWGTVGIGFLTGLYTWQIEPFWLEFVKRKMPIANLPDNLIGKRLMQISDIHIGNRFDYSYIIDSFKKAQKFNPDFVVYTGDYVNYENEKQFEQLDEVLKHIVKGKIGTVGVLGNHDYGENWAEQNVADKISEQLTNAGIEILKNDQLNISGLNIIGLDDYWSLNFAPEKVMKNYDQNKANILLCHNPDVCDLDVWNGYKGWILSGHTHGGQCKPPFLNAPMLPVKNKRYSQGEIDLKDGRTLYINRAIGHLWQVRFNVRPEITIFELEKA, from the coding sequence ATGAAGAGAAGAAAATTCTTGAAACAAACATTTTGGGGAACAGTCGGAATTGGATTTTTGACTGGACTTTACACATGGCAAATTGAACCCTTTTGGTTGGAATTTGTAAAACGTAAAATGCCAATTGCCAATCTGCCAGATAACCTGATTGGAAAAAGGCTTATGCAAATTAGTGATATTCATATAGGGAATAGATTTGACTATAGCTATATCATTGACTCCTTCAAAAAGGCACAGAAATTCAACCCAGATTTTGTTGTTTACACGGGAGACTATGTAAACTATGAGAACGAAAAGCAATTTGAACAATTGGATGAAGTACTGAAACACATAGTAAAAGGAAAAATTGGGACTGTTGGAGTACTTGGCAATCACGACTATGGAGAAAATTGGGCTGAACAAAATGTCGCGGATAAAATTTCAGAACAATTGACAAATGCAGGAATTGAAATTCTTAAAAATGATCAATTGAATATTTCGGGGTTAAACATAATCGGACTTGATGACTATTGGTCCTTGAATTTTGCACCTGAAAAAGTGATGAAAAACTATGACCAAAACAAAGCCAATATATTGTTGTGTCACAACCCTGATGTTTGTGATTTAGATGTTTGGAATGGGTACAAAGGTTGGATTCTGTCTGGGCATACACACGGAGGACAATGTAAGCCACCATTTTTAAATGCCCCCATGTTACCTGTTAAAAACAAGAGGTATTCACAAGGTGAAATTGATTTGAAAGACGGCAGGACTTTGTATATTAATCGAGCAATTGGTCATTTATGGCAAGTGAGATTTAATGTTAGGCCTGAAATCACCATTTTTGAACTTGAAAAAGCTTAA
- a CDS encoding LacI family DNA-binding transcriptional regulator, whose product MGKFVTLKQLASQLQLSHTTVSRALRDHPRISPATKLRVKQLASQLGYVPNVQMMHQGQTRYIGVIVPDITIFFYAKIIETLQSLLSEAGYTLLLFNTQESETLERQAVRSCIEHRVAGVVAAISSSTKTHRHFEDLLQHEIPLVFYDRVVNFLPVPKIIADDYRASYQATQYLLEHGCHCIAHVTASIHLNNSNNRLYGFMDALKESNLEVNENLIHYYEMEPQSIEDFLRKTLHKYPQLDGITVFNDYVANIVVNVLLKFGKRIPEDISVFGFSDEPIASYMNPRLSSVQQIAPKMARLSAQKLLAIIQQEEPMESEKIVIHQDLVIRESTQS is encoded by the coding sequence ATGGGCAAATTCGTCACTCTCAAGCAACTCGCCAGCCAACTGCAGCTCTCTCACACGACAGTATCACGCGCACTGCGAGACCACCCACGGATCAGTCCTGCTACCAAGCTACGCGTCAAACAACTGGCCTCTCAGCTCGGCTATGTACCCAATGTCCAGATGATGCATCAAGGACAGACTCGATACATCGGTGTGATCGTACCTGATATCACGATATTCTTTTATGCCAAGATCATCGAGACACTCCAATCCCTCCTCTCCGAGGCAGGCTATACCCTCCTGCTGTTCAACACCCAAGAAAGTGAAACTCTCGAACGACAAGCCGTACGCTCCTGCATCGAACACCGCGTGGCAGGCGTGGTAGCTGCCATCAGCAGCAGTACCAAGACGCACCGTCATTTTGAGGATTTGCTTCAGCACGAGATCCCGCTGGTGTTTTATGACCGAGTGGTCAACTTCCTCCCAGTACCCAAAATCATCGCTGACGACTACCGTGCCTCGTACCAGGCCACACAGTACCTGCTCGAGCACGGCTGTCATTGCATCGCTCACGTCACCGCTAGCATCCATCTCAACAACAGCAACAACCGGCTCTATGGTTTCATGGATGCACTCAAAGAATCCAATCTAGAAGTGAACGAAAACTTGATTCACTACTATGAAATGGAGCCTCAGAGCATCGAGGATTTCCTCCGCAAAACCCTGCACAAATACCCTCAGCTGGACGGCATCACCGTATTCAATGATTATGTCGCCAACATCGTGGTAAACGTCCTCCTCAAATTCGGCAAGCGCATTCCAGAAGACATCTCTGTCTTTGGGTTCTCGGATGAGCCCATCGCCTCTTACATGAATCCTCGCCTTTCCTCTGTCCAGCAGATCGCCCCCAAAATGGCCCGTCTATCTGCCCAAAAACTCCTCGCCATCATCCAACAAGAAGAACCCATGGAGTCCGAAAAAATCGTCATCCATCAAGACCTCGTGATCCGAGAATCAACCCAATCCTAA
- a CDS encoding DMT family transporter yields the protein MIKSIRINHTLLASAGALVMTFIWSGWIILSRSGVQTSLTPEDLTVIRYGTATVVALPFTLRYDWKSLTLWKAVIIALGCGFPYTMFSFYGLQSVKAANAGVIVNGLLPVFGVILAYLVLGERSTKQRMFAIVLILLANLIMIGNPSQLTTHWFGWAMLLGASLVFSSYMFLGKRWGFTTRDVLAFLPVINLVLFLPWWLMTDSGIANAPLSDLVLQASYQGVLVSIIALLLTFYAIQHIGAMTLSIYFSFVPFVTAILAWVILQEHLSTVEIAGILICSLGLFLYAKKST from the coding sequence ATGATCAAATCCATTCGTATCAATCACACCCTGCTCGCTTCTGCTGGAGCACTGGTCATGACCTTCATCTGGTCAGGCTGGATCATCCTCTCCAGATCAGGTGTACAGACGAGTCTCACACCAGAAGACCTCACCGTCATCCGCTACGGTACGGCTACCGTGGTAGCCCTGCCTTTCACGTTGAGGTACGATTGGAAAAGCCTCACACTGTGGAAAGCCGTCATCATTGCCTTGGGGTGTGGCTTCCCTTACACGATGTTCTCATTCTACGGACTACAGAGCGTCAAAGCAGCCAATGCCGGAGTGATCGTCAATGGCCTACTGCCTGTATTCGGAGTGATTTTGGCCTATCTGGTACTCGGTGAGCGCAGCACCAAACAACGGATGTTTGCGATCGTACTGATCCTGCTCGCCAATCTCATCATGATCGGCAACCCTAGCCAACTCACGACGCACTGGTTTGGCTGGGCGATGCTACTCGGTGCCTCGCTGGTGTTTTCCAGTTACATGTTTCTAGGCAAGAGGTGGGGATTCACCACACGAGATGTCCTCGCCTTCCTACCCGTCATCAACTTGGTACTTTTCCTTCCTTGGTGGCTGATGACAGATAGTGGCATAGCCAATGCCCCTCTTTCCGATTTAGTCTTGCAGGCCAGTTATCAAGGCGTATTGGTCAGCATCATTGCCTTACTGTTGACATTTTATGCCATACAGCACATCGGAGCGATGACTCTATCGATCTACTTTTCCTTTGTGCCCTTCGTCACTGCGATCTTGGCCTGGGTCATCTTGCAGGAGCATTTGTCTACCGTAGAGATTGCAGGCATCTTGATCTGCTCTTTGGGACTATTTCTTTATGCAAAAAAGAGCACATAA
- a CDS encoding endo-1,4-beta-xylanase produces MKENMIRSAWKQGWVLVCAVVLMVSACGEDGSKEEAGELLPPTVDTPTDVAGDQFVLTWSKVTGATKFQIEVAIDEDFSQLVEPYDPWRLNATRFTVTELDYGTTYYVRMRTERDDELSAYSNVVVATTLDEPGPEPTTALKEVATTFAVGMAVQTSRLTGEHHEVLTREFDQITAEWEMKMSVMYPTEGVYDFTRSDQIVEYGEANDIAIHGHALIWHSSTPTWVEDFAGTNEEFEAMVKEYITTVVTRYKGRVRSWDVVNEAFQDGSGQLRNTVFRQKMGDDYIEKCYQWTRDADPDVLIFYNDYNMTTDAAKLKASLDMADDFVARDVPIDGIGFQMHIAYNGPDRATIEGAAKKVTDRDLLLHFSELDIRANPNDNMSSLTEQRAIDQQAKYKEVVEIYNAIPETSKFALTVWGMIDSETWLTDFHGYVDWPLMYNDDFSVKKAHTGFLQGLE; encoded by the coding sequence ATGAAAGAGAATATGATAAGAAGTGCGTGGAAGCAGGGATGGGTACTCGTGTGTGCGGTAGTCCTGATGGTGAGTGCGTGTGGAGAAGATGGATCCAAAGAGGAGGCTGGTGAACTCTTGCCACCGACAGTAGATACACCGACCGATGTAGCTGGGGATCAGTTTGTCCTGACCTGGAGCAAGGTGACTGGAGCGACCAAATTTCAAATAGAGGTAGCCATCGATGAGGACTTTTCGCAATTGGTAGAGCCATACGACCCTTGGCGTCTCAACGCTACGCGCTTCACGGTGACCGAACTAGATTATGGTACCACCTACTATGTCCGCATGCGGACGGAGCGAGACGATGAACTATCTGCCTATTCGAATGTCGTGGTGGCCACTACGCTCGACGAACCAGGCCCTGAACCGACGACTGCACTCAAGGAGGTCGCGACGACTTTTGCAGTGGGCATGGCGGTACAGACGAGTCGATTGACAGGAGAGCATCATGAGGTGCTGACACGGGAGTTTGATCAGATCACGGCTGAGTGGGAGATGAAGATGAGTGTCATGTACCCGACAGAGGGAGTCTATGATTTTACCCGATCAGACCAAATCGTCGAGTACGGGGAAGCCAACGATATTGCCATTCATGGACATGCATTGATTTGGCACAGTTCTACGCCGACCTGGGTGGAGGATTTTGCTGGGACGAACGAAGAATTCGAAGCGATGGTTAAGGAGTACATCACTACCGTAGTGACGCGCTACAAAGGACGCGTACGCTCCTGGGATGTAGTCAACGAGGCGTTTCAGGATGGGTCGGGTCAGTTGAGAAATACGGTTTTTCGACAAAAGATGGGCGATGACTATATCGAAAAATGCTACCAATGGACCCGAGATGCTGACCCAGACGTATTGATCTTTTACAACGATTACAACATGACCACTGATGCAGCCAAGCTAAAAGCATCTCTGGATATGGCCGATGATTTTGTGGCACGTGATGTGCCGATCGATGGGATTGGGTTTCAGATGCATATCGCCTACAACGGACCAGACAGAGCCACCATCGAGGGGGCAGCCAAGAAAGTGACAGACAGAGACTTGCTGCTGCATTTTTCTGAACTAGACATCCGTGCCAATCCCAACGACAACATGAGCTCACTCACAGAGCAGCGAGCCATCGACCAACAAGCCAAGTACAAGGAGGTCGTCGAGATCTACAACGCCATCCCAGAGACAAGCAAGTTTGCCTTGACTGTATGGGGGATGATCGACAGTGAAACCTGGTTGACGGATTTTCATGGATATGTGGATTGGCCCCTGATGTACAACGACGATTTTAGTGTCAAAAAAGCCCATACAGGTTTCTTGCAGGGACTAGAGTAG
- a CDS encoding FG-GAP-like repeat-containing protein, whose protein sequence is MNRLNQIIPYCMLVVVLVWMGCEETVDTNPSATLFERVASESSSVQFANTLTETDTLNYFNYPYIYMGGGVAVADFNRDGFNDIFFTGNMVDNKLYLGKGDWTFVDVTDAAHAAGDQRWMQGVTICDINADGKIDLYISVSGQAESCPNILLVNTGNDPNGIPVFEDQAARYGIADTGHSTQGAFFDYDQDGDLDLYVANYPITKFDSPNFYYQQMLKNAKSKDSDHLYRNEGDGSFIDVTEEAGVLNFGLSLSATAADLNNDGWQDIYVSNDFASPDFIYINNGDGTFTDQSKVVVRQTSFYGMGSDVSDYNNDGLMDVIQVDMAPEDNRRSKENMSGMNPASFFELVDLGLHHQYMYNALQLNRGLDAQGLPQYSNVAWFAGMSSTDWSWAPLFVDLNSDGWKDVFITNGTRRDINNNDFFKKLEKDNVYFASSAKRDEIPVENVRKMPSEAIANYVFQNKGDLSFVKRMAEWGLDDKSFSNGAAYADLDNDGDWDLIVNNIDEPASIYRNRASDHANYLKVSLTGPVQNPLGVGTKVSIWCAGDRQVMEMVLARGFQSSVEPVLLFGLGDKQRVDSLYVEWPDGRVQHMHDLGVNDNYTLAHEDASVVKHRPVGRPSMFREVTAEVGIDYVHHEDDFDDFEHQVLLPHRMSHFGPALAVGDVNGDGLEDIYVGAATGSNGFLYLQSSDGSFRSEAFQATGERVYEDLDAAWLDVDGDGDLDLYLVSGGNTFEAASQSYQDRLYLNEGGQLKKAEDVLPRMTGSGSCVRPFDYDGDGDLDLFVGGRHSPHAYPAAGQSYLLENKLETGKLQFVDVTAQLAVGLRNVGMVTDALWTDVDQDGATDLMLVGEWMPITVFEYRKGIFSNQTNRYGEDNTTGWWFSIEEGDFDGDGDQDYVLGNLGQNYKYQASTEATFNIYSSDFDNNGQQDIVLSYHNFGEEFPVRGRSCSSQQVPGIKKKFKDYHSFSRANVTEVYGKQSLEQSVTHRVEDFGSVYIENLGEGILKRKPLPNEAQLASINDLVVRDFDQDGQLDVLLVGNLYASEVETPRGDASLGLLLRGDGHGEFEAVPMTESGVFIPHDSKKAAIIGLGRETGVVVACNEGPLYVYQNESIRD, encoded by the coding sequence ATGAATAGATTGAATCAAATTATACCCTATTGCATGCTGGTTGTGGTCCTTGTCTGGATGGGGTGTGAGGAGACCGTAGATACGAATCCTTCCGCGACTTTGTTCGAAAGAGTCGCTTCTGAATCGTCGTCTGTGCAGTTTGCAAATACCCTGACAGAGACCGATACACTCAACTATTTCAATTACCCCTATATCTACATGGGAGGGGGAGTGGCTGTGGCGGATTTCAACCGTGATGGCTTCAACGATATTTTCTTCACTGGCAACATGGTAGACAACAAGCTATACCTCGGCAAGGGGGATTGGACTTTTGTAGATGTGACCGATGCTGCACATGCTGCCGGAGATCAGCGATGGATGCAGGGGGTGACGATATGCGACATCAACGCTGACGGCAAAATCGACTTGTATATCAGTGTGTCGGGTCAAGCGGAAAGTTGTCCCAACATCTTGTTGGTCAATACCGGCAATGACCCCAACGGGATTCCGGTATTCGAAGACCAAGCCGCGCGCTACGGTATCGCCGATACAGGGCACAGTACGCAAGGGGCATTTTTTGACTATGACCAAGACGGTGACTTGGATTTGTATGTGGCCAATTATCCGATTACGAAGTTTGATTCTCCGAATTTTTATTACCAACAGATGCTGAAAAATGCCAAAAGCAAGGATTCAGATCACCTCTACCGAAACGAAGGAGACGGCAGCTTCATAGATGTGACCGAAGAAGCCGGAGTGCTCAACTTCGGACTGTCACTGAGTGCCACAGCAGCGGACCTCAACAACGACGGATGGCAAGATATCTATGTGTCCAATGATTTTGCCAGTCCTGATTTCATCTACATCAACAACGGGGACGGGACTTTCACCGACCAATCCAAGGTGGTTGTGAGACAGACGTCTTTCTATGGGATGGGGTCAGATGTCTCCGACTACAACAACGACGGGTTGATGGATGTGATCCAAGTGGACATGGCTCCCGAGGACAACCGTCGCTCCAAAGAAAATATGTCGGGCATGAACCCTGCCAGCTTTTTCGAGTTGGTGGATCTGGGTTTGCATCACCAATACATGTACAACGCACTGCAGCTCAATAGAGGCTTGGATGCCCAAGGACTCCCGCAGTACAGCAATGTGGCTTGGTTTGCAGGGATGTCTTCGACAGATTGGAGCTGGGCACCGCTTTTCGTGGATCTCAACAGCGATGGATGGAAGGATGTATTCATCACAAACGGCACTCGCCGTGATATCAACAACAATGATTTTTTCAAGAAGCTGGAAAAGGACAACGTCTATTTTGCGTCGAGCGCAAAACGAGACGAAATCCCTGTCGAAAACGTCCGAAAAATGCCGTCGGAAGCCATCGCCAATTATGTCTTTCAAAACAAGGGTGACCTTAGTTTTGTCAAGCGTATGGCGGAGTGGGGGCTAGATGACAAGAGCTTCTCCAATGGAGCGGCCTATGCAGATCTAGACAATGATGGAGACTGGGATCTCATCGTCAACAATATCGACGAACCTGCGAGTATCTACCGCAACCGGGCCAGTGATCATGCCAACTACCTCAAGGTATCGCTCACAGGACCTGTTCAAAACCCTCTCGGTGTGGGGACTAAGGTCTCGATTTGGTGTGCGGGGGATAGACAAGTCATGGAGATGGTACTGGCGAGAGGTTTTCAATCTTCCGTAGAACCGGTACTCTTGTTTGGGTTGGGAGACAAGCAGCGTGTGGATTCGTTGTATGTGGAGTGGCCTGACGGTCGTGTGCAGCACATGCATGACCTAGGTGTCAACGACAACTATACTTTGGCACATGAAGATGCAAGTGTCGTCAAGCATAGACCTGTCGGGAGACCATCGATGTTTAGAGAAGTGACAGCAGAGGTAGGGATAGATTATGTCCATCACGAAGACGATTTTGATGATTTTGAGCACCAAGTGTTGCTACCGCACCGGATGTCTCATTTTGGCCCTGCTCTTGCCGTAGGAGATGTCAATGGAGACGGCTTGGAGGATATCTATGTAGGAGCAGCTACTGGGAGCAACGGGTTTCTCTATCTGCAATCGTCAGATGGTAGCTTCCGATCGGAAGCATTTCAGGCCACTGGAGAGCGTGTCTATGAGGACTTGGATGCTGCATGGTTGGATGTAGATGGAGATGGTGATTTGGATTTATACTTGGTCAGTGGGGGCAATACATTTGAGGCAGCAAGCCAAAGCTACCAAGACAGACTCTATCTCAACGAAGGGGGGCAACTCAAGAAAGCGGAAGATGTACTACCCCGTATGACCGGTAGCGGATCATGTGTCCGGCCGTTCGACTATGATGGCGATGGAGATTTGGACTTGTTTGTGGGAGGGAGACACTCGCCTCACGCATATCCTGCTGCAGGTCAATCTTATCTGCTCGAAAACAAGCTAGAGACGGGTAAACTACAGTTTGTCGATGTGACCGCTCAGTTAGCCGTAGGCCTGCGAAACGTCGGTATGGTGACTGATGCACTCTGGACGGATGTCGACCAAGATGGAGCGACAGACCTCATGCTGGTGGGGGAGTGGATGCCGATCACTGTGTTTGAATACCGCAAGGGGATTTTTTCGAATCAGACCAACCGCTATGGGGAGGACAATACCACGGGATGGTGGTTTAGCATCGAGGAGGGGGATTTTGATGGGGATGGAGACCAGGATTATGTCTTGGGAAATTTGGGTCAAAACTACAAGTACCAAGCTTCTACCGAAGCGACCTTCAACATCTATTCCAGTGATTTTGACAACAATGGACAGCAGGACATCGTGCTGAGCTATCACAATTTTGGAGAGGAGTTTCCTGTAAGGGGGCGATCGTGCTCCTCACAGCAGGTGCCAGGTATCAAAAAGAAATTCAAGGACTATCACTCCTTTTCTAGGGCTAATGTGACAGAAGTCTACGGCAAGCAGAGTTTGGAGCAATCGGTCACTCATCGTGTGGAGGATTTTGGTAGCGTGTACATCGAAAATCTCGGAGAGGGGATTTTGAAGCGCAAGCCACTGCCCAACGAAGCTCAATTGGCTTCCATCAACGATCTCGTGGTTCGTGACTTTGATCAGGATGGTCAGTTGGATGTCTTGCTTGTGGGCAACCTCTATGCGAGCGAAGTAGAGACTCCACGAGGAGATGCGAGTTTAGGACTTCTGTTGAGAGGGGACGGACATGGGGAGTTTGAGGCAGTACCCATGACGGAGAGCGGAGTATTCATCCCTCACGATAGCAAGAAGGCGGCAATTATAGGGCTAGGCCGAGAGACAGGAGTGGTCGTGGCGTGCAACGAAGGACCACTGTATGTGTATCAAAATGAAAGCATTAGAGACTAA
- a CDS encoding RagB/SusD family nutrient uptake outer membrane protein, which produces MKFNKYILAGLACLFALNACDQDKLELTNPNDLSPETFLVTQAQAQSAVNAIYANLQTRGLYSRGMFFSMDNMSHENAGNPQLEADKLQYLNFSFDPSHGLIRAYWESCYRGINKCNYVIDNEDKIKSIVSVDYTDGMKNNQIGEAKFMRAYYYFLLVTRFGDIPLVVTTPTSGDGTPKSPASDVYDQIVLDLEDAATLLFGAGVQEQGRATSGAAYALLGKTELYRGNYAAAKTAFSNILGDYSLVADYRSNFLEETEYNDESIFEVSYDIAVGKSDQWNSDASGSGFIASTFRGQEYGWNDWYNVYPSDALIAEYETGDPRLTANFYFNGDTFAGGTVALPAYGDPAVQRTQAWKKYSNYYKDANENQESGINFRVIRYSDVLLMMAEIENEVGTAADAIGYLNQVRDRVGMPNYGTAAMDAAGYPVGTKDEIFDAIVHERMVELAGEQVRFADLVRWELADQELSAFGFEAGKHEVFPIPQQEINFNSSLSNDDQNAGY; this is translated from the coding sequence ATGAAATTTAACAAATATATTCTTGCAGGGTTGGCGTGTCTTTTTGCACTCAACGCATGCGATCAGGATAAGCTGGAGCTGACCAATCCAAATGATTTGTCTCCAGAGACGTTTTTGGTGACACAAGCACAAGCTCAGTCTGCCGTCAATGCCATCTATGCCAACCTCCAGACGAGAGGTTTGTACTCAAGGGGGATGTTCTTTTCGATGGACAATATGTCCCATGAAAACGCCGGTAACCCACAGTTGGAAGCCGACAAACTCCAGTATCTCAATTTTAGTTTTGACCCCAGCCACGGTTTGATCCGAGCGTATTGGGAGAGTTGCTACCGTGGGATCAACAAGTGCAACTATGTGATCGACAATGAAGACAAGATCAAATCGATTGTGTCTGTTGACTATACCGATGGGATGAAAAACAACCAGATCGGTGAAGCGAAGTTTATGCGCGCCTATTATTATTTTTTGTTGGTGACACGGTTTGGGGATATTCCTTTGGTGGTTACTACACCGACCTCAGGAGACGGTACGCCCAAAAGCCCAGCATCCGATGTATATGATCAGATTGTATTGGATCTTGAGGATGCAGCGACCTTGTTGTTTGGGGCAGGTGTACAAGAGCAAGGCAGAGCGACTAGTGGCGCAGCTTATGCGCTGTTGGGCAAGACAGAGCTGTACAGAGGCAACTATGCAGCGGCAAAGACGGCTTTCAGCAACATCTTGGGAGATTATTCATTGGTGGCAGACTACCGCAGCAACTTCCTCGAAGAGACCGAGTACAACGACGAGTCGATCTTTGAAGTGTCCTATGATATCGCCGTAGGCAAGTCCGATCAGTGGAATTCGGATGCTTCGGGTAGCGGGTTCATTGCGAGCACTTTTCGTGGACAAGAGTACGGGTGGAACGACTGGTACAACGTCTATCCGTCAGATGCACTGATTGCCGAATACGAGACCGGTGACCCTCGATTGACAGCCAATTTCTACTTCAATGGCGATACTTTCGCTGGTGGGACGGTAGCATTGCCAGCCTACGGAGATCCAGCGGTACAGCGTACCCAGGCATGGAAGAAGTACAGCAACTACTACAAGGATGCCAACGAAAACCAGGAGTCGGGGATCAATTTTAGAGTGATTAGATACTCGGATGTGCTGCTGATGATGGCAGAGATAGAAAACGAAGTGGGTACGGCAGCAGATGCTATCGGCTACCTCAATCAAGTGAGAGATCGAGTTGGAATGCCCAACTACGGAACTGCCGCGATGGATGCAGCAGGATATCCGGTGGGTACCAAAGACGAGATCTTTGATGCGATCGTGCACGAACGTATGGTCGAGCTGGCTGGGGAGCAAGTACGATTTGCCGATTTGGTACGCTGGGAATTAGCGGATCAAGAGCTGAGTGCCTTTGGGTTCGAGGCGGGCAAGCACGAGGTTTTCCCGATCCCACAGCAAGAGATTAATTTCAACAGTAGTTTGAGCAATGATGATCAAAATGCTGGGTATTAA